One Corynebacterium yudongzhengii DNA window includes the following coding sequences:
- a CDS encoding cold-shock protein has protein sequence MPVGKVKWYDPDKGFGFVTNPGDEDVYVNKSVLPEGVDELVQGQRIEFDFAAGRRGPQALRVNIKDTPKRRPVNRRKPAELASMLSDVLTVIETRIQPPLEAGRYPERKEGRQVAEILRAVARELDA, from the coding sequence GTGCCCGTCGGAAAGGTGAAATGGTACGACCCCGATAAGGGATTCGGCTTCGTCACCAACCCGGGAGACGAGGACGTCTATGTCAACAAGTCCGTCCTGCCCGAAGGGGTCGACGAACTCGTCCAAGGGCAGCGTATCGAATTCGACTTCGCCGCCGGCCGCCGGGGCCCGCAGGCGCTGCGCGTGAATATTAAAGACACCCCGAAGCGCCGTCCGGTGAACCGTCGGAAGCCGGCCGAACTCGCCAGCATGCTCTCTGACGTGCTCACCGTCATTGAGACCCGCATCCAGCCCCCGCTGGAGGCCGGGCGCTACCCCGAGCGCAAGGAAGGCCGCCAGGTCGCGGAGATCCTGCGGGCCGTGGCCCGGGAGCTGGACGCCTAA
- a CDS encoding helicase-associated domain-containing protein, with protein MTIMVPGPLPFELHRRLALIAELETPGLAAMFRITDASVRRGLDAGLSEREITEFLEVHSLGELPPTVTYLISDVARRHGGLRGGAALSYLRSDDDTLLAEVMASPAAEAAELTRLAPTVAISSLPLAKVLHHLREHGFSPVAENAEGATVDVRPEPARVFGRPQTPEVPRSGISEAKIDAAVSAVLGASAAQSATEPATDTPESPESPTTTLQLAARSRRQVRIVAVDKHGQRLEMTVLPLSVSGGQVDGLDEASGQVRRLLIHRITEVTFA; from the coding sequence ATGACGATCATGGTGCCCGGCCCCTTGCCCTTCGAGCTGCACCGCCGGCTGGCGCTGATCGCGGAGCTGGAAACCCCGGGCCTGGCCGCGATGTTTCGCATCACCGACGCCTCCGTGCGCCGCGGCCTCGACGCCGGCCTCAGCGAGCGCGAGATCACCGAGTTTTTGGAAGTACATTCACTCGGCGAGCTCCCGCCTACCGTCACCTATCTCATCAGCGACGTCGCCCGCCGCCACGGCGGCCTGCGGGGAGGTGCGGCGCTGAGCTATCTGCGTAGCGACGATGACACACTGCTCGCCGAGGTCATGGCCTCCCCGGCGGCTGAGGCGGCGGAGCTGACCCGGCTGGCACCCACCGTCGCGATCTCCTCGCTGCCGCTGGCCAAGGTCCTACACCACCTGCGCGAGCACGGTTTTAGCCCGGTAGCCGAAAACGCCGAGGGCGCGACCGTCGACGTGCGCCCCGAGCCGGCGCGCGTCTTCGGCCGCCCGCAGACCCCAGAGGTACCGCGCTCTGGGATCAGCGAGGCGAAGATCGACGCGGCGGTCTCCGCGGTGCTCGGCGCATCGGCCGCGCAATCGGCCACGGAGCCTGCCACCGATACGCCCGAGAGCCCGGAGAGCCCGACCACGACGCTGCAGCTGGCGGCGCGCTCGCGCAGGCAGGTGCGGATCGTGGCCGTCGATAAGCATGGCCAGCGCCTGGAGATGACCGTGCTGCCGCTGTCGGTCAGCGGCGGGCAGGTCGACGGGCTCGACGAGGCCAGCGGACAGGTGCGCCGGCTGCTCATTCACCGGATCACCGAGGTCACCTTCGCCTAA
- a CDS encoding ABC transporter ATP-binding protein, with product MPDLHIENLNKSYGDHHVLDNMTFSVREGEIYGFVGSNGAGKSTTMRIALGVLSADSGKVSFGEHPLDDDIRRRIGYMPEERGLYGKEKIGDQLTFLGRLHGMSAEAARTNAENLLERLGLGERIGDKLDGLSLGNQQRVQLAASLVHDPDLLILDEPFSGLDPVAVEVMSQMLTERARAGVPVIFSSHQLDLVQRLCDRVGIIAKGRMVAEGSVDELRQNGPIRYSVETANPFQLPESTRIVSQEPGRIVVEADSTERDQEILHAALAAGPVHSFTRLVPHLTDLFREVVSS from the coding sequence GTGCCCGACCTACATATCGAGAATCTGAACAAGTCCTACGGCGATCACCACGTCCTCGACAACATGACGTTTAGCGTGCGCGAGGGAGAAATTTATGGCTTCGTCGGCTCGAATGGCGCCGGCAAGTCGACCACGATGCGTATCGCGCTCGGCGTGCTCTCGGCCGATAGCGGGAAGGTGAGCTTCGGCGAGCACCCGCTCGACGACGACATCCGCCGTCGCATCGGCTACATGCCCGAAGAACGCGGCCTTTACGGGAAGGAAAAGATCGGCGATCAGCTCACCTTCCTCGGCCGCCTGCACGGCATGTCGGCTGAGGCGGCGCGCACCAACGCCGAGAACCTCCTCGAGCGCCTCGGCCTCGGCGAGCGTATCGGCGACAAGCTGGATGGTCTCTCCCTCGGCAACCAGCAGCGCGTGCAGCTGGCGGCCTCGCTCGTCCACGACCCCGACCTGCTCATTTTGGATGAACCCTTCTCGGGCCTGGACCCGGTGGCGGTCGAGGTTATGAGCCAGATGCTCACCGAGCGCGCCCGCGCCGGCGTACCCGTGATTTTCAGCTCCCACCAGCTGGATCTGGTGCAGCGCCTCTGCGACCGGGTGGGCATCATCGCCAAAGGCCGCATGGTCGCCGAGGGCAGCGTCGACGAGCTGCGCCAAAACGGCCCGATCCGCTACTCCGTCGAGACCGCGAACCCCTTCCAGCTTCCGGAGAGCACCCGCATCGTCAGTCAGGAGCCCGGGCGCATCGTCGTCGAGGCCGATTCCACCGAACGGGACCAGGAGATCCTGCACGCCGCCCTGGCCGCCGGCCCGGTGCACTCTTTTACCCGCCTGGTCCCGCACCTGACTGATCTGTTCCGAGAGGTGGTCTCGTCATGA
- a CDS encoding resuscitation-promoting factor Rpf1 domain-containing protein translates to MARHARTTASKRTAFAASAAAVGVAASLLSAPIATAAPDHAWDRLAQCESGGDWSINTGNGYHGGLQFSQSTWNAFGGGEFAPRADLASREEQIYVAEKTLAAQGWGAWPACSASLGLSYAPSERPHPHSGGTATPAASVVNEVRTAHEGNDALAVDELYNLVKDALARFGVTVPASIDKLYHQHRDNLDAFYQAARPQIDPILSSVLN, encoded by the coding sequence ATGGCCCGTCACGCCCGCACCACCGCCTCCAAGCGCACGGCCTTCGCCGCTTCGGCCGCTGCCGTCGGCGTCGCCGCGTCGCTCTTGTCCGCCCCGATCGCCACCGCCGCCCCGGATCACGCCTGGGACCGCCTGGCACAGTGCGAGTCCGGCGGTGACTGGTCCATCAACACCGGCAACGGCTACCACGGCGGCCTGCAGTTCTCCCAGAGCACCTGGAACGCGTTCGGTGGCGGCGAGTTCGCCCCGCGCGCCGATCTGGCTTCCCGTGAAGAGCAGATCTACGTCGCCGAGAAGACCCTCGCCGCCCAGGGCTGGGGCGCCTGGCCTGCCTGCTCCGCCTCCCTCGGCCTGAGCTACGCGCCGAGCGAGCGCCCGCACCCGCACTCCGGCGGCACCGCCACCCCGGCCGCCTCCGTGGTCAACGAGGTCCGCACCGCCCACGAGGGCAACGACGCCCTCGCCGTCGACGAGCTCTACAACCTTGTCAAGGACGCCCTGGCCCGCTTCGGCGTCACCGTCCCGGCTTCGATCGACAAGCTCTACCACCAGCACCGCGACAACCTGGACGCCTTCTACCAGGCCGCTCGCCCCCAGATCGACCCGATCCTGAGCTCGGTGCTCAACTAA